A window from Sinorhizobium fredii encodes these proteins:
- the guaD gene encoding guanine deaminase, with the protein MTSILIRGRTLSFNRAPESIDDSAGYAYEGDGALLVEDGVIKACGPYATVKTAAPEGVEEIDHRPHLIVPGFIDTHLHFPQMQVMASYAANLLEWLNTYTFPEECRFVETAHAERIARHFFDEMVRHGTTTATAYCSVHKASVDAFFAESLRRGTCMVAGKVMMDRNAPQGLLDTPEMSYDETRAVIADWHGRGRNHVAITPRFAITSTPEQMDAAKSLVREFPDLHVQTHLSENRDEIAFTCELYPEAKDYTDVYARYGLLGRKSLFGHCIHLSEREADAMSETGSVAVFCPTSNLFLGSGLFPLHALTRRAKPVRVSVASDIGGGTSYSMLKTLDEAYKIVQLQGERLNPFDSFYMMTRGNAEALSLADRIGTLEPGSDADLAVLDMAATPAMALRAEVVNSLADELFLLQTMGDDRSIVETYVAGKPAKSTLGTT; encoded by the coding sequence ATGACATCCATCCTGATCCGCGGCCGCACATTGAGCTTCAACCGCGCGCCGGAGAGCATCGACGACAGCGCCGGCTATGCCTATGAAGGCGACGGCGCGCTCCTTGTCGAGGATGGCGTCATCAAGGCTTGCGGCCCCTACGCGACTGTAAAGACGGCAGCGCCGGAAGGGGTGGAGGAGATCGATCACCGGCCGCACCTCATCGTGCCGGGCTTCATAGACACGCATCTGCACTTCCCGCAGATGCAGGTCATGGCCTCCTACGCCGCCAACCTGCTCGAATGGCTGAACACCTACACGTTTCCGGAGGAATGCCGCTTCGTCGAAACCGCGCATGCGGAGCGGATCGCCCGGCACTTCTTCGACGAGATGGTCCGCCACGGCACGACGACGGCAACGGCCTATTGTTCGGTGCACAAGGCGTCCGTCGACGCCTTCTTCGCCGAGAGCCTGAGGCGCGGCACCTGCATGGTCGCCGGCAAGGTGATGATGGACCGCAACGCGCCGCAGGGCCTGCTCGACACGCCTGAGATGAGCTATGACGAGACGCGGGCGGTGATCGCCGACTGGCACGGCAGGGGCCGCAATCACGTCGCCATCACCCCGCGCTTCGCCATCACCTCGACGCCGGAGCAGATGGATGCGGCGAAATCGCTCGTCCGCGAGTTTCCTGACCTGCACGTACAGACGCATCTCTCCGAAAACCGCGACGAAATCGCCTTTACCTGCGAGCTCTATCCCGAAGCCAAGGATTATACCGACGTCTACGCCCGCTACGGCCTGCTCGGGCGCAAGAGCCTTTTCGGTCATTGCATCCATCTCTCCGAGCGCGAAGCCGATGCGATGAGCGAGACCGGTTCTGTCGCCGTCTTCTGCCCGACATCCAACCTCTTTCTCGGTTCCGGCCTGTTTCCGCTCCACGCCCTGACGCGGCGGGCGAAACCGGTGCGCGTCTCGGTCGCCTCCGATATCGGCGGCGGCACCAGCTATTCGATGCTGAAGACGCTCGACGAGGCCTACAAGATCGTCCAGCTCCAAGGCGAACGGCTGAACCCCTTCGACAGCTTCTACATGATGACCCGGGGCAATGCCGAGGCGCTTTCGCTTGCCGATCGCATCGGCACGCTGGAGCCGGGCAGCGATGCCGACCTTGCGGTCCTCGACATGGCGGCCACACCGGCCATGGCGCTCAGGGCCGAAGTGGTCAATTCGCTCGCCGACGAGCTCTTCCTCCTGCAGACGATGGGCGACGATCGCTCGATCGTCGAGACCTATGTGGCAGGCAAGCCGGCGAAATCCACGCTCGGCACCACCTGA
- a CDS encoding 3-hydroxybutyrate dehydrogenase, whose protein sequence is MTKTAVITGSTSGIGLAIAKAFAKTGANIVLNGFGSADEIRTVTDEVAGLGAGTVLHHPADMTKPAEIADLMATATARFGGTDILVNNAGVQFVEKIEDFPVEQWDRIIAINLSSSFHTIRAAIPSMKEKGWGRIVNIASAHGLVASPFKSAYVAAKHGIMGLTKTVALEVAENGITVNSICPGYVLTPLVEKQIPDQARTRGITEEQVINEVMLKGQPTKKFITVEQVASLALYLASDDAAQITGTHVSMDGGWTAQ, encoded by the coding sequence ATGACGAAGACAGCGGTCATAACGGGTTCGACGAGCGGCATCGGCTTGGCCATCGCCAAGGCCTTCGCGAAGACCGGGGCCAACATCGTGCTGAACGGTTTCGGTTCGGCGGACGAGATCAGGACGGTGACGGACGAGGTCGCCGGCCTCGGCGCCGGCACCGTCCTCCATCACCCGGCAGACATGACGAAACCGGCCGAGATCGCCGACCTGATGGCGACCGCCACCGCGCGCTTCGGTGGCACCGACATCCTCGTCAACAATGCCGGCGTGCAATTCGTCGAGAAGATCGAGGATTTTCCCGTCGAGCAATGGGACCGGATCATCGCCATCAACCTCTCCTCCTCCTTCCACACCATCCGAGCGGCGATTCCCTCCATGAAAGAGAAGGGCTGGGGGCGCATCGTCAACATCGCCTCGGCACACGGCCTCGTCGCCTCGCCCTTCAAGTCCGCCTATGTGGCGGCCAAGCATGGTATCATGGGTCTTACTAAGACCGTGGCGCTCGAGGTGGCGGAAAACGGCATTACCGTGAACTCGATCTGCCCCGGCTATGTGCTGACGCCGCTCGTCGAAAAGCAGATACCGGACCAGGCGAGGACACGCGGCATCACCGAGGAACAGGTGATCAACGAGGTTATGCTCAAGGGCCAGCCGACCAAGAAATTCATAACCGTCGAGCAGGTGGCCTCACTGGCGCTTTACCTTGCAAGCGACGACGCGGCGCAGATCACCGGCACCCATGTCTCGATGGACGGCGGCTGGACGGCGCAATAA
- the xdhA gene encoding xanthine dehydrogenase small subunit codes for MAQASDSIRFILNDTEIALSDVAPTDTLLDFLRLQRRLTGTKEGCAEGDCGACTVLVGRLAGDPQGRESLVYETVNACIRFIGSLNATHVVTVEHLAASDGALHPVQQAMVDYHGSQCGFCTPGIVMSLYGLWLTNDNPSRAAIEKALQGNLCRCTGYEPIVRAAEAAAKERPSAIFDPITRTRETVAARLKAFQPTETIVIRNGENCLVLPADTAGLATALAEYPTATIVAGSTDVGLWVTKQMRPISPAVFIRGIAELQRIDSSGAGLTIGAGVTYSSAFEALSLAFPSFGQLLDRIGGEQVRNMGTIGGNIANGSPIGDSPPPLIALGATVSLRSKDGTRSLPLEDFFIAYGKQDRRPGEFVESIFVPALPAGDRFAAYKVTKRRDEDISALLGAFRIALDGGRVKAARIAFGGMAATPKRPKAVEAALIGQPWTEDTVRAAQAAFETDYQPITDWRASSAYRMLAAKNLLMRFFLESVGEKAQLERFEDVA; via the coding sequence ATGGCACAGGCATCCGACAGCATCCGCTTCATCCTGAACGATACGGAAATCGCACTCTCGGACGTTGCGCCGACAGACACATTGCTCGACTTCCTCAGGCTTCAACGCCGCCTCACCGGCACCAAGGAAGGCTGCGCCGAGGGCGATTGCGGCGCCTGCACCGTGCTCGTTGGCCGGCTTGCCGGCGACCCCCAAGGGCGTGAAAGCCTCGTCTATGAAACTGTCAATGCCTGCATCCGGTTCATCGGCTCGCTCAACGCCACGCATGTCGTCACCGTCGAGCATCTGGCGGCAAGCGACGGGGCGCTGCATCCGGTGCAGCAGGCGATGGTGGATTATCACGGATCGCAATGCGGCTTCTGCACGCCCGGCATCGTCATGTCACTCTATGGCCTGTGGCTGACGAACGACAATCCGAGCCGTGCGGCGATCGAAAAGGCGCTGCAAGGCAATCTCTGTCGCTGCACCGGCTATGAGCCGATCGTGCGGGCGGCGGAAGCCGCCGCCAAAGAGCGCCCCTCGGCGATTTTCGATCCGATCACCCGGACACGGGAGACCGTAGCGGCCCGGCTAAAGGCGTTTCAGCCGACGGAAACGATCGTCATCCGTAATGGCGAGAACTGCCTTGTCTTGCCGGCGGATACGGCCGGCCTCGCAACGGCGCTCGCCGAGTACCCGACGGCGACGATTGTCGCGGGCTCGACCGATGTCGGGCTCTGGGTGACGAAGCAGATGCGCCCGATCAGCCCGGCGGTGTTCATCAGGGGCATCGCCGAACTGCAGCGGATCGATAGCTCCGGAGCCGGCCTGACCATTGGCGCCGGCGTCACTTATTCATCCGCCTTCGAAGCCCTTTCCTTGGCCTTTCCAAGCTTCGGACAGCTCCTCGACCGTATCGGCGGCGAGCAGGTGCGCAACATGGGAACGATCGGCGGCAACATCGCCAATGGCTCGCCGATCGGCGACAGCCCGCCACCGCTGATCGCTCTCGGCGCAACGGTCAGTCTGCGCTCGAAGGACGGCACGCGCTCGCTGCCGCTCGAGGATTTCTTCATTGCCTATGGCAAGCAGGATCGCAGGCCCGGCGAATTCGTCGAGAGCATCTTCGTCCCGGCCCTGCCGGCGGGAGACCGCTTCGCGGCCTACAAGGTGACCAAGCGCCGCGACGAGGACATCTCCGCCCTGCTCGGCGCGTTCCGCATCGCGCTCGACGGCGGACGGGTGAAAGCCGCCCGCATCGCCTTTGGCGGCATGGCGGCCACCCCGAAGCGGCCGAAGGCCGTCGAGGCCGCGCTGATCGGCCAGCCCTGGACAGAGGATACGGTACGCGCAGCCCAGGCGGCCTTCGAAACGGATTATCAACCGATAACCGACTGGCGCGCCAGCAGCGCCTATCGCATGCTGGCGGCAAAGAACCTGCTGATGCGCTTCTTTCTGGAGAGCGTCGGCGAAAAGGCGCAGCTTGAGCGTTTCGAGGATGTGGCATGA
- a CDS encoding LysR substrate-binding domain-containing protein, whose protein sequence is MKMSKQFPLNALRVFEAAARLGSFTRAGEELGMTQTAVSYQIKLIEESVGEPLFLRKPRQVTLTEVGQRLSPKVTEAFELLQDAVASARRDTETALLINSTATFASQWLAREIGTFQLAHPNIAVRLAANDAIIDFNKESVDVAIRSGTGDWPGLVSHRLMRVEFAPMLSPALAATIGGVRTPRDLLKLPIIGPGDPWWPAWFRAAGVDDPDLAGRPAIRLGSQAFEARAAVAGQGVAILMPEFYSDDVALGRLYQPFKLRCSEGHDYWLVYSYARRNAFKIRAFRDWILGKLNPGELAGQR, encoded by the coding sequence ATGAAGATGTCGAAGCAGTTTCCGCTGAATGCGCTGAGGGTCTTCGAGGCAGCCGCACGGCTTGGCAGCTTCACCAGGGCCGGGGAGGAGCTCGGCATGACCCAGACGGCGGTTAGCTACCAGATCAAGCTCATCGAAGAGAGCGTCGGAGAGCCGCTGTTCCTCAGGAAGCCGCGCCAGGTGACGCTGACGGAAGTCGGCCAGCGGCTGTCGCCGAAGGTGACCGAAGCATTCGAACTGCTGCAGGACGCGGTCGCCTCGGCGCGCCGCGACACGGAAACGGCGCTGCTCATCAACTCGACGGCGACCTTTGCCTCGCAATGGCTTGCCCGAGAGATCGGCACGTTCCAACTTGCACACCCGAATATCGCCGTACGTCTGGCGGCGAACGACGCAATCATCGATTTCAACAAGGAATCGGTCGACGTGGCGATCCGCTCCGGAACGGGCGATTGGCCGGGCCTTGTCAGCCATCGGCTGATGCGGGTGGAATTTGCCCCGATGCTCAGCCCCGCGCTTGCGGCGACGATCGGCGGCGTGCGCACGCCGCGAGACCTTCTGAAGCTCCCCATCATCGGCCCTGGGGATCCATGGTGGCCGGCATGGTTCCGCGCCGCCGGCGTCGACGACCCGGATTTGGCCGGCAGGCCGGCAATCCGGCTCGGCTCCCAAGCCTTCGAGGCGCGGGCAGCGGTCGCCGGCCAGGGCGTCGCCATTCTGATGCCGGAATTCTATAGCGACGACGTGGCGCTCGGCCGGCTCTACCAGCCTTTCAAGCTGCGCTGCAGCGAGGGTCACGACTATTGGCTGGTCTATTCCTATGCCCGCCGCAATGCCTTCAAGATCCGCGCCTTCCGCGACTGGATCCTTGGCAAGCTAAATCCAGGCGAGCTGGCAGGCCAGCGATGA
- a CDS encoding ureidoglycolate lyase: MSHLLSIEPLTKEAFAPFGSVIEADPASARLINGGNTERFHALAEADVIGEGARVIISIFRGQPRSFPYSITMMERHPFGSQSFSPLQDRPWLAVAAEDEGGRPGRPRVFLAGGRQGVNYGRNVWHHPLMTVDTVSDFLVVDRGGPGNNLEEFFYEEPFFIPDLPSKGTVR, encoded by the coding sequence ATGTCGCATCTGCTTTCGATCGAGCCCCTGACGAAGGAGGCGTTCGCCCCGTTCGGCAGCGTCATCGAGGCCGACCCCGCGTCGGCGCGGCTGATCAATGGCGGCAATACAGAGCGGTTTCATGCGCTTGCCGAGGCCGACGTGATCGGGGAGGGCGCCCGGGTGATCATCAGCATCTTTCGCGGCCAGCCGCGGAGCTTTCCCTACAGCATCACCATGATGGAACGCCACCCGTTCGGCAGCCAGAGTTTTTCGCCACTTCAAGATCGGCCCTGGCTCGCGGTTGCCGCCGAGGATGAGGGCGGGCGCCCGGGCAGGCCGCGGGTTTTCCTGGCAGGGGGCCGGCAGGGGGTCAATTATGGCCGCAACGTCTGGCATCATCCGCTGATGACGGTCGATACCGTCAGCGATTTCCTCGTTGTCGATCGCGGCGGACCGGGCAACAATCTCGAGGAGTTCTTCTACGAGGAACCTTTCTTTATCCCAGATCTGCCTTCGAAGGGAACAGTCCGATGA
- the uraH gene encoding hydroxyisourate hydrolase: protein MKKSGRLTTHVLDTALGKPAENLRIDLYRLEGEERQSICTVRTNSDGRVDAPLAEGEAFKAGQYELVFHAGDYLRAAGVALVEPAFLDLIPLRFGIADAASHYHVPLLLSPYGYSTYRGS from the coding sequence ATGAAGAAGAGCGGCCGGCTGACAACCCATGTTCTCGACACGGCGCTCGGCAAGCCGGCAGAGAACCTGCGCATCGATCTCTATCGGCTGGAAGGCGAGGAGCGGCAATCGATCTGCACGGTCCGCACGAACAGCGACGGTCGCGTCGACGCGCCGCTTGCGGAGGGCGAAGCCTTCAAGGCGGGGCAGTACGAACTTGTGTTTCACGCCGGCGATTATCTGCGCGCGGCCGGAGTGGCGCTTGTCGAGCCGGCCTTTCTCGACCTCATCCCGTTGCGGTTCGGCATCGCCGACGCCGCCAGCCACTACCACGTGCCGCTGCTGCTCTCGCCCTACGGCTATTCGACCTATCGCGGCAGCTGA
- the xdhB gene encoding xanthine dehydrogenase molybdopterin binding subunit — protein sequence MDKSAFEERTTIAGPMHSELRHDSAHKHVAGTADYIDDMPEPAGTLHGALGLTDRAHAEILEMDLSAVAALPGVVSVLTAKDMPHSNDISSTHLHDEPVLADDRVQFHGQPAFAVIAETRDIARRAARLAKITYRDLPHRIDVADAIAGGGELVTPPLTLQRGDAEGELERAPRRLKGKMRIGGQEHFYLEGHIALAIPGEDDDMTVWVSTQHPSEIQHMVAQVLGVPSNAITVNVRRMGGGFGGKETQGNQFAALAAVAARKLRRAVKFRPDRDDDMVATGKRHDFLVDYDVGFDDAGTILAVQATYAARCGFSADLSGPVTDRALFHADNAYFYPHVKLTSQPLKTNTVSNTAFRGFGGPQGMVGCERIIEEVAYALGKDPLEIRKLNFYGDKDSGRNVTPYHQKVEDNIIRQIVEELEASADYQGRRAAIIDFNKSSRVIRKGIALTPVKFGISFTLTHLNQAGALVHIYTDGSVHLNHGGTEMGQGLNTKVAQVLADSFQIDIDRVKITATTTGKVPNTSATAASSGSDLNGMAAFDAARQIKERLVAFAAERWQTTADYVSFVQNHVKIGEERVPFAEFIGQAYIARVQLSAAGFYKTPKIHWDRAAGRGTPFYYFAYGAAVSEVSIDTLTGEYLVDRVDVLHDVGRSLNPAIDIGQVEGGFVQGMGWLTTEELWWDEKGRLKTHAPSTYKIPLASDRPKVFNVRLAEWSENAEKTIGRSKAVGEPPLMLPISVLEALSMAVASVADYRECPRLDAPATPERVLMAVERLRGI from the coding sequence ATGGATAAATCCGCCTTCGAAGAACGCACCACCATCGCCGGCCCGATGCACAGCGAACTGCGCCACGACAGCGCCCACAAGCACGTCGCCGGGACCGCCGACTATATCGACGACATGCCGGAGCCCGCCGGCACCTTGCACGGCGCACTTGGCCTCACCGACCGGGCCCATGCGGAAATCCTCGAAATGGACCTCTCCGCGGTTGCCGCCCTGCCCGGCGTCGTCTCGGTGCTGACCGCAAAGGACATGCCGCATTCGAACGACATCAGTTCCACGCATCTCCACGACGAGCCGGTGCTCGCCGACGACCGCGTGCAGTTTCATGGACAGCCGGCATTCGCGGTGATTGCCGAGACGCGCGACATTGCCCGCCGCGCGGCGCGGCTGGCGAAGATCACCTATCGCGACCTGCCCCACAGGATCGATGTGGCCGACGCAATCGCCGGAGGCGGAGAGCTGGTCACCCCGCCATTGACTCTTCAGCGCGGCGACGCGGAGGGCGAACTGGAGCGCGCGCCACGCCGGCTCAAGGGCAAGATGCGCATCGGCGGCCAGGAGCATTTCTACCTGGAGGGGCACATCGCGCTCGCCATTCCGGGCGAGGATGACGACATGACCGTCTGGGTATCGACCCAGCATCCGAGCGAAATCCAGCATATGGTCGCGCAGGTGCTCGGCGTCCCCTCAAACGCCATCACCGTCAACGTCCGCCGTATGGGCGGCGGCTTCGGCGGCAAGGAGACGCAGGGCAACCAGTTCGCCGCACTCGCCGCCGTCGCCGCGCGCAAGCTGCGTCGTGCCGTCAAGTTCCGGCCCGACCGCGACGACGACATGGTGGCGACCGGCAAGCGTCATGACTTTCTCGTCGATTACGACGTCGGCTTCGATGATGCCGGGACCATCCTGGCAGTGCAGGCGACGTATGCGGCGCGCTGCGGTTTCTCCGCCGATCTTTCCGGGCCGGTGACCGACCGAGCCCTCTTCCATGCCGACAACGCCTACTTCTATCCACACGTGAAACTGACCTCGCAACCCTTGAAAACCAATACGGTTTCCAATACCGCCTTTCGCGGTTTCGGCGGGCCGCAAGGCATGGTCGGCTGCGAGCGGATCATCGAGGAGGTTGCCTATGCGCTCGGCAAGGACCCGCTCGAAATCCGCAAGCTGAACTTCTATGGCGACAAGGATTCGGGACGCAACGTCACGCCCTACCATCAGAAGGTCGAAGACAACATCATCCGGCAGATCGTCGAGGAACTGGAGGCGAGCGCCGACTATCAGGGCCGGCGTGCCGCGATCATCGACTTCAACAAATCGAGCCGGGTGATCCGCAAGGGCATCGCCCTGACGCCGGTCAAGTTCGGCATTTCCTTCACCCTGACCCATCTGAACCAGGCCGGCGCGCTCGTTCACATCTACACGGATGGCTCGGTCCATCTCAATCACGGCGGCACCGAAATGGGCCAGGGCCTCAACACCAAGGTGGCGCAGGTTCTCGCCGACAGTTTCCAGATCGATATCGACCGGGTGAAGATCACCGCGACGACGACCGGCAAGGTGCCGAACACCTCCGCAACCGCTGCCTCCTCGGGCTCCGATCTGAATGGCATGGCTGCCTTCGACGCCGCCCGCCAGATCAAGGAGCGCCTCGTCGCCTTCGCCGCCGAGCGCTGGCAGACGACCGCCGACTATGTCAGCTTCGTGCAGAACCACGTGAAGATCGGCGAAGAACGCGTGCCCTTCGCCGAATTCATCGGCCAGGCCTACATTGCCCGTGTGCAACTATCGGCCGCCGGCTTCTACAAAACGCCGAAGATTCACTGGGACCGCGCCGCCGGACGCGGCACGCCCTTCTACTACTTCGCCTATGGGGCGGCCGTCTCGGAAGTATCGATCGACACATTGACCGGGGAATACCTCGTCGACCGGGTCGACGTGCTGCACGACGTCGGCCGCTCGCTCAATCCGGCGATTGACATCGGCCAGGTTGAGGGCGGCTTCGTGCAGGGCATGGGCTGGCTGACGACGGAGGAACTCTGGTGGGACGAGAAGGGGCGGCTGAAGACCCATGCCCCGTCGACCTACAAGATCCCGCTCGCCTCGGACCGGCCGAAGGTCTTCAACGTGCGCCTCGCCGAATGGTCGGAAAATGCGGAAAAGACCATCGGCCGCTCCAAGGCGGTTGGCGAGCCGCCCTTGATGCTGCCGATCTCGGTGCTGGAAGCACTGTCGATGGCGGTCGCCAGCGTCGCCGACTATCGCGAATGTCCGAGGCTCGATGCGCCGGCGACGCCGGAGCGTGTCTTGATGGCGGTGGAGAGATTGAGAGGGATTTGA
- a CDS encoding alpha-hydroxy acid oxidase: MTQILDISDLKALARRRVPKLFFDYADSGAWTEGTYRANEEDFAKIKLRQRVLVDMTNRSLETTMIGQKVSMPVALAPTGLTGMQHADGEMLAAQAAEAYGVPFTLSTMSICSIEDVASVTTKPFWFQLYVMREREFVLNLIDRAKAAKCSALVLTLDLQILGQRHKDLRNGLSAPPRMTPKHLWMMATRPGWCMKMLGTNRRTFRNIVGHAKSVTDLSSLHAWTAEQFDPQLSWKDVEWIKDRWGGPLILKGILDPEDAKMAAKTGADAIIVSNHGGRQLDGAPSSISMLPKIIDAVGDQIEVHLDGGIRSGQDVLKAVALGAKGTFIGRPFLYGLGAMGKDGVTLALDIIRKEMDITMALCGKRNINDVARDVIADYAM; this comes from the coding sequence ATGACGCAAATCCTCGACATCAGCGACCTCAAGGCGCTTGCCAGGCGGCGGGTTCCGAAGCTCTTCTTCGACTATGCCGACAGCGGCGCCTGGACGGAGGGCACCTATCGCGCCAACGAAGAGGATTTCGCCAAGATCAAGCTGCGTCAACGGGTGCTGGTCGACATGACCAACAGGTCGCTCGAAACGACGATGATCGGCCAGAAAGTCTCGATGCCGGTGGCGCTTGCACCGACGGGTTTGACGGGCATGCAGCACGCCGACGGCGAGATGCTGGCGGCGCAGGCGGCAGAGGCCTATGGCGTTCCCTTCACGCTGTCGACGATGAGCATCTGCTCGATTGAGGACGTCGCCTCGGTGACGACGAAACCCTTCTGGTTTCAGCTCTATGTGATGCGCGAGCGCGAATTTGTGCTCAACCTCATCGACCGCGCCAAGGCGGCCAAATGCTCGGCCCTCGTCCTGACGCTCGACCTGCAGATACTCGGCCAGCGGCACAAGGATCTCCGCAACGGCCTCTCGGCGCCGCCCCGCATGACTCCGAAACATCTCTGGATGATGGCGACGCGCCCGGGCTGGTGCATGAAGATGCTCGGCACGAACCGACGCACCTTCCGCAACATCGTCGGCCATGCCAAGAGCGTCACCGACCTCTCCTCGCTCCATGCCTGGACCGCCGAGCAGTTCGACCCGCAGCTTTCCTGGAAGGACGTCGAATGGATCAAGGACCGCTGGGGCGGTCCGCTCATCCTGAAGGGCATCCTCGATCCGGAAGACGCGAAAATGGCGGCGAAAACCGGCGCCGACGCAATCATCGTCTCGAATCACGGCGGCCGCCAGCTCGACGGGGCGCCGTCCTCGATCAGCATGCTGCCGAAGATCATCGATGCCGTCGGCGACCAGATCGAGGTTCATCTCGACGGCGGCATCCGCTCCGGACAGGACGTGCTGAAGGCAGTCGCGCTTGGAGCCAAGGGCACCTTCATCGGCCGCCCGTTCCTCTATGGCCTCGGGGCGATGGGCAAGGACGGCGTGACCCTGGCGCTCGACATCATCCGCAAGGAGATGGACATCACCATGGCGCTCTGCGGCAAGCGCAACATCAACGACGTGGCTCGCGACGTCATCGCCGACTACGCGATGTGA
- the uraD gene encoding 2-oxo-4-hydroxy-4-carboxy-5-ureidoimidazoline decarboxylase, whose translation MSEREDFVRRFGGIFEHSPWVAERAFDHAASSGLTAGNVHSALCNAFRAASPAERLAVLRAHPDLAGKLAVAGKLTAESTSEQASAGLDRLSPKEHAQFTKLNAAYTKKFGFPFIIAVKGLTKAEILAAFEQRIDNSAEEEFETACAQVERIARLRLSSMLPGDDNA comes from the coding sequence ATGTCGGAACGCGAGGATTTCGTCCGCCGTTTCGGCGGTATCTTCGAGCATTCCCCCTGGGTGGCGGAGCGTGCGTTCGACCATGCCGCCTCGTCGGGATTGACGGCCGGAAACGTCCATTCGGCCCTCTGCAACGCTTTTCGCGCGGCATCGCCCGCAGAACGTCTGGCGGTCCTGCGCGCCCATCCCGATCTAGCCGGTAAGCTCGCCGTTGCCGGCAAGCTCACGGCGGAATCGACGTCCGAACAGGCATCGGCGGGCCTCGACCGGCTCTCGCCGAAAGAGCATGCGCAGTTCACGAAGCTCAACGCCGCCTATACCAAGAAATTCGGCTTTCCCTTCATTATCGCGGTGAAGGGTTTGACGAAGGCGGAGATTCTCGCCGCCTTCGAGCAGCGGATTGACAATTCCGCGGAAGAGGAATTTGAAACCGCCTGCGCGCAGGTGGAGCGGATCGCCCGGCTGCGTCTCAGTTCCATGCTTCCGGGAGATGACAATGCCTGA
- the puuD gene encoding urate hydroxylase PuuD — protein sequence MYEFAIAWEWLAFAVRWLHVVTAIAWIGSSFYFIALDLGLVKRNHLPPGAYGEEWQVHGGGFYHIQKYLVAPATMPEHLTWFKWESYATWLSGFAMLCLVYYGGADLFLIDRHVLDISATTAILISLASLGVGWVFYDLLCKSPIGKNTWGLMALLYLVLVAMAWGYTQVFTGRAAFLHLGAFTATIMSANVFFIIIPNQKIVVADLIAGRTPDPRLGAQAKQRSLHNNYLTLPVIFFMLSNHYPLAFATAFNWIIAALVFLMGVTIRHWFNTTHARKGKPTWTWLATAILFILIMWLSTVPKVLTGQERAEAAPAFKRFAENAHFPAVKDTIATRCSMCHAAEPVYEGIGRAPKGVTLESDAEIAALAREIYIQAGRSHAMPPGNITDMTADERRLLTAWFESAVGEAE from the coding sequence ATGTATGAATTCGCCATTGCCTGGGAATGGCTGGCCTTTGCCGTCCGCTGGCTGCATGTGGTGACGGCCATTGCCTGGATCGGCTCGTCCTTCTACTTCATCGCGCTCGACCTCGGCTTGGTGAAACGCAACCACCTGCCGCCCGGCGCCTATGGCGAGGAATGGCAGGTGCATGGCGGCGGCTTCTACCACATCCAGAAATATCTGGTGGCGCCCGCCACGATGCCGGAACATCTCACCTGGTTCAAATGGGAGTCCTACGCCACCTGGCTCTCCGGCTTCGCGATGCTCTGCCTCGTCTATTACGGCGGCGCCGATCTGTTCCTGATCGACCGGCATGTGCTGGACATCTCGGCGACGACGGCAATCCTGATCTCGCTTGCATCGCTCGGTGTCGGCTGGGTCTTCTACGATCTCCTCTGCAAATCGCCGATCGGCAAGAATACCTGGGGCCTGATGGCCCTTCTCTACCTGGTGCTGGTCGCCATGGCCTGGGGCTACACGCAGGTCTTCACAGGCCGCGCTGCCTTCCTGCATCTCGGCGCCTTCACGGCGACGATCATGTCCGCCAACGTCTTCTTCATCATTATCCCCAACCAGAAGATCGTCGTCGCCGACCTGATCGCCGGCCGCACGCCCGATCCGAGGCTCGGCGCCCAGGCCAAGCAGCGTTCGCTGCACAACAACTACCTGACCTTGCCCGTGATTTTCTTCATGTTGTCAAACCACTATCCGCTTGCCTTCGCGACGGCGTTCAACTGGATCATTGCGGCCCTGGTGTTCCTGATGGGCGTGACGATCCGCCACTGGTTCAACACCACGCATGCGCGCAAGGGCAAGCCGACCTGGACCTGGCTCGCGACAGCGATCCTCTTCATCCTGATCATGTGGCTGTCGACGGTGCCGAAGGTGCTGACCGGACAAGAGCGGGCCGAGGCCGCACCAGCGTTCAAGCGCTTTGCCGAAAACGCGCATTTCCCGGCCGTCAAGGACACGATCGCCACCCGCTGTAGCATGTGCCATGCGGCCGAGCCTGTTTACGAAGGCATTGGCCGGGCCCCGAAGGGGGTCACGCTCGAGAGCGACGCCGAGATTGCCGCTTTGGCGCGGGAAATCTATATCCAGGCCGGGCGCAGCCACGCCATGCCGCCCGGCAACATAACCGATATGACGGCGGACGAACGCAGGCTGCTGACGGCCTGGTTCGAGAGCGCCGTCGGGGAGGCAGAATGA